Part of the Caldibacillus debilis DSM 16016 genome, TCCTTTTCGATACCGGGTTCGCCAAGCAGGCGGACGAATTGAAAAAGCTTGACCAGCTTGCCGATGAGGCGCTGCAGTTTACCCTGGCCGAACGTTACGGGGACAGTTTGAAGTCGCTGCAGCAATTGGAATCCGAGATGAACCGGGCGCTGAGCCATCCTTATTTGTTTTCAATGGATGAAGTGCGGATGTTGCAGCTTTCCCTTTCCGACGCGAAGGGAGCGCTGGAGGGGGAGGCCATCCACGGGGAAGAGGCGGTCCATGCCGTGATGAAGTTCCGCTTTGTACTGGACGCCATCGGGAGTTCCTACCAGCCGCTGTGGGCGGATATGGAAGACCGGGTGATGGGGGCTTTTCATGCCTTTCAGGATTCCGCCCGCGGAGAACCGGCCTCCGAAAAGGGGATGGAAGAGGCGTTCCGCCGCTTCGCCAAATTGTATGATGTCATCTACCCGAGCATCCTGCTCGATTTTCCCGTGGAGACCGTGAAAAATATGGACGCCAGGGTTCAATTTATCGAAAC contains:
- a CDS encoding sporulation protein YpjB, whose product is MKLFKGLVISAVVVAWFFFLFDTGFAKQADELKKLDQLADEALQFTLAERYGDSLKSLQQLESEMNRALSHPYLFSMDEVRMLQLSLSDAKGALEGEAIHGEEAVHAVMKFRFVLDAIGSSYQPLWADMEDRVMGAFHAFQDSARGEPASEKGMEEAFRRFAKLYDVIYPSILLDFPVETVKNMDARVQFIETHIGNPQKRDELIAETDLLEADLRSLFSDVKEDEADPSLWWVIISTGGMILLALSYAGYRKYRGEKKRYEKKQND